From Anopheles coluzzii chromosome 3, AcolN3, whole genome shotgun sequence, the proteins below share one genomic window:
- the LOC120959692 gene encoding uncharacterized protein LOC120959692 isoform X1 → MRKPVWAHHRHRTFLCVCVQVNRAAPEPLGAGSTEFGSTVISKRLDESDHGTGELGIRVRVRVRPVEIADCARRTPPVLQRSHQRNHTRVTRGGRAKVASTSRRDDTTNAANTTATTTTTTINDRISRK, encoded by the exons ATGCGCAAACCGGTTTGGGCACACCACCGTCACCGAACCTTCCTTTGTGTCTGTGTACAAGTGAATCGCGCAGCACCTGAGCCGCTCGGTGCTGGTTCGACAGAGTTCGGTTCGACAGTTATATCGAAGCGGTTGGACGAGTCGGATCATGGAACAGGAG AATTGGGAATCCGAGTCCGTGTACGTGTACGACCGGTCGAAATTGCTGACTGCGCCCGACGTACGCCGCCTGTGCTGCAGCGATCCCACCAACGAAATCACACCCGGGTGACAAGAGGAGGTAGAGCGAAAGTAGCAAGTACGTCACGTCGTGACGACACAACCAACGccgccaacaccaccgccaccaccaccaccaccacaatcAACGACAGAATCAGCAGGAAGTAA
- the LOC120959692 gene encoding uncharacterized protein LOC120959692 isoform X2: protein MLTGSMVKSEETNPNNLATSQRKLFESKWNWESESVYVYDRSKLLTAPDVRRLCCSDPTNEITPG from the exons ATGCTCACTGGCAGCATGGTCAAAAGTGAAGAAACTAACCCCAACAACCTCGCGACGAGCCAGCGAAAACTGTTTGAAAGCAAATGG AATTGGGAATCCGAGTCCGTGTACGTGTACGACCGGTCGAAATTGCTGACTGCGCCCGACGTACGCCGCCTGTGCTGCAGCGATCCCACCAACGAAATCACACCCGGGTGA